The genomic DNA ATCCCACTAGGCACAGTCGTTACTTGCAATAAGAAAGTTACGCCGATTGGATTGCTCCTAAGCCAGGTACCCATTAGTCGTCGAAGCCTCCCGACCGATAATCGCACGCTTTGTGTGGTGCACCTGCCTGGGTTATTGACCAAACTAACCGGGTGGTACATTTTAGCGGCACCTGTCTTGCCCATCGTGGCAAAGACCATAATAAAAATAGAGGAAACCCCATGCCCATTCGCGCGCCCCACGCTTTGTCCTTGATCCATCTTTCTAACGCATCCCCCAGCCTCCCAGGTTCGATCCGATAGCGGTCCAGTGCTGTTGCAGAAGTTATCGCGCCAGTGGGACGTGGGCGCTCGACAAGCCTCGGAGGTTTCCAAGATGACAAAAGTCGTGGATCTGTATTTCAAGCTGCTGAAGCTGCTGATCGTGTTGTGCATGGTCGCGATGATCGTGCTGGTGTTCGGCAATGTGGTGCTGCGCTATGCGTTCAACTCGGGCATCAGTGTGTCGGAGGAGCTGTCGCGCTGGTTCTTCGTCTGGATGATTTTTCTCGGTGCCCTGGTGGCGCTCAAGGACCGTGCCCACCTGGGCATGGACAGCCTGGTCAAGCGCTTGCCGGCGGTCGGCAAGCGTATCTGCCTGGTCATCGGCCATCTGCTGATGTTGTACATCTGCTGGCTGATCTTCAGTGGCAGTTGGCAACAGGCGGCGATCAACCTGGATGTAGTCGCCCCGGCGTCGGGATTGTCCATGGCGCTGTTCTATGGCGCCGGCCTGGTGTTCGGCGCCAGTGCTGCGCCGATCCTGCTCTACGAGCTCTACCTGGCGCTGTTCGGCAAGCTGGGGGATGACGAGCTGGTGATGGTCAAGGACAACGACGCCGAGGTGATCACGCATAACGCCGCCACCGCTGACCCCATCAAGAGTACCCACCCATGACACTGGTTATTTTCCTCGGGTCCTTGATGGGCAGCATGGCGCTGGGCATGCCCATCGCGTTTGCCTTGCTCGTGGTCAGCGTGGCGTTGATGGTTTACCTGGATCTGTTCGATGCGCAAATCATTGCCCAGAACCTGCTCAACGGCGCGGACAGTTTTCCGCTGATGGCCGTGCCGTTCTTCATGTTGGCCGGCGAAATCATGAACGTCGGTGGCCTGTCCAAACGCATCGTCAACATTGCCATGGCGCTGGTAGGGCACAAGCGCGGTGGTCTCGGTTACGTGGCGATCATCGCGTCCTGCCTGCTGGCCTCGCTGTCCGGTTCGGCCGTGGCCGATGCGGCGGCCCTGGCGGCGCTGCTGGTGCCGATGATGGTGTTGGCCGGGCATAACCGCGGGCGCTCGGCCGGCCTGATCGCCGCCGGCAGCATCATCGCGCCGGTCATTCCGCCGAGCATTGGCTTCATCGTCTTTGGCGTGGC from Pseudomonas beijingensis includes the following:
- a CDS encoding TRAP transporter small permease, producing MTKVVDLYFKLLKLLIVLCMVAMIVLVFGNVVLRYAFNSGISVSEELSRWFFVWMIFLGALVALKDRAHLGMDSLVKRLPAVGKRICLVIGHLLMLYICWLIFSGSWQQAAINLDVVAPASGLSMALFYGAGLVFGASAAPILLYELYLALFGKLGDDELVMVKDNDAEVITHNAATADPIKSTHP